Proteins encoded within one genomic window of Gambusia affinis linkage group LG09, SWU_Gaff_1.0, whole genome shotgun sequence:
- the LOC122837203 gene encoding nascent polypeptide-associated complex subunit alpha, muscle-specific form-like — protein MAPPKRTNSIMQWHENERLGIHCNTVEVCSCHSRMLAIERVQHADTVALVERLERLCDSVMARNNAVLRRLARSTRQKQSPSLQLPALQSKYSESPWRRASIRETCRFPPINGKQKSRPNKALDEPFFHIKLQQGSQLEALPWETTETPSRAGKPCPNALVKSVDTMDTYTLSELTSVSLNPYLPLTPSCLPLAPPNGASRFPVKIKGAEPGQNVVGCKQHSVSAKEEQVIKRQNQFLLIHQVPSKASADLGETLKVSALPLKAAPLPKSALLPKAAPLPKAAPLPKAAPLPKAAPLPKAAPLPKAAPLPKAAPLPKAAPLPKAAPLPKAAPLPKAAPLPKAAPLPKAAPLPKAAPLPKAAPHRKVTIVQIAEPPSNVAPPFAAAPHRKALPPLKSTALHIANAAPLPKLGSLRRGAAPKSAPPPKVATLHAVAPLPNIVPSLTAAPLPIAAPHPKPVPPPKATPKVTILHIAAPPPNAAPLLKAAHHLKAKRPLKALPHLKATPLHIAALPSNATPLPKVAPLSTAAPPPQAPPLTVAALSKVVSPPNATPPLLDAPPLLDAPPLIATPLSNVPPPPQVTPPPTAAPPPTPASPKKRPCKQTTIYLQMYCR, from the exons ATGGCTCCTCCCAAGAGAACAAACTCCATCATGCAGTGGCATGAAAATGAGAGGCTTGGCATTCACTGTAAT ACCGTAGAAGTCTGCAGCTGCCACTCCCGGATGCTGGCGATAGAGAGAGTTCAGCATGCCGACACGGTTGCCCTCGTCGAGCGCCTAGAGAGGCTATGTGACTCTGTGATGGCCAGGAACAACGCTGTTCTGAGGAGACTGGCCCGCTCCACCCGGCAGAAACAATCTCCCTCGCTTCAGCTCCCGGCCCTCCAGTCAAAGTACTCCGAATCCCCCTGGAGACGAGCGAGCATCAGGGAAACCTGCCGCTTTCCCCCTATAAATGGGAAGCAGAAAAGCCGCCCCAACAAGGCCCTGGATGAGCCCTTCTTTCACATAAAGCTCCAACAGGGGAGTCAGCTGGAGGCGCTGCCCTGGGAGACGACTGAAACTCCGAGTCGCGCTGGAAAGCCATGCCCCAACGCTTTGGTTAAATCTGTGGACACCATGGACACCTACACTCTCAGTGAGCTCACCTCCGTTTCACTGAACCCATATCTACCATTGACGCCGTCTTGTCTTCCTCTAGCCCCACCAAATGGCGCATCTCGATTCCCAGTGAAAATCAAAGGAGCGG AACCAGGTCAGAACGTAGTTGGATGCAAACAGCATTCAGTTTCAGCCAAAGAGGAGCAGGTGATAAAAAGACAGAATCAATTCCTGCTTATCCACCAAGTCCCATCTAAAGCTTCAGCTGATCTTGGAGAGACACTTAAAGTTTCTGCACTGCCTCTTAAAGCTGCACCACTTCCTAAATCTGCACTTCTCCCCAAAGCTGCACCTCTTCCCAAAGCTGCGCCTCTTCCCAAAGCTGCGCCTCTTCCCAAAGCTGCGCCTCTTCCCAAAGCTGCGCCTCTTCCCAAAGCTGCGCCTCTTCCCAAAGCTGCGCCTCTTCCCAAAGCTGCGCCTCTTCCCAAAGCTGCACCTCTTCCCAAAGCTGCACCTCTTCCCAAAGCTGCACCTCTTCCCAAAGCTGCACCTCTTCCCAAAGCTGCACCTCTTCCCAAAGCTGCACCTCTTCCCAAAGCTGCGCCTCATCGTAAAGTCACAATTGTTCAAATAGCTGAACCTCCTTCAAATGTAGCGCCTCCTTTTGCAGCTGCACCTCATCGTAAAGCCCTGCCTCCTCTTAAATCCACAGCTCTTCATATAGCTAATGCTGCACCTCTTCCCAAACTGGGAAGTTTGAGAAGAGGTGCAGCACCTAAATCTGCACCACCTCCTAAAGTGGCAACTCTTCATGCAGTTGCACCTCTTCCTAACATCGTTCCTTCTCTTACAGCTGCACCTCTTCCCATAGCAGCACCTCATCCTAAACCTGTACCTCCTCCTAAAGCCACACCTAAAGTAACAATTCTTCATATAGCTGCACCTCCTCCAAATGCTGCACCTCTTCTCAAAGCGGCACATCATCTTAAAGCCAAGCGTCCTCTTAAAGCCCTTCCTCATCTTAAAGCCACACCCCTTCATATAGCTGCACTTCCTTCTAATGCTACACCTCTTCCCAAAGTTGCACCTTTAAGTACAGCTGCACCTCCTCCTCAAGCCCCTCCTCTTACAGTTGCAGCTCTTTCCAAAGTGGTATCTCCTCCTAATGCCACACCTCCTCTTCTAGATGCACCTCCTCTTCTAGATGCACCTCCTCTTATAGCCACACCTCTCTCCAATGTGCCACCTCCTCCTCAAGTCACGCCTCCTCCTACAGCCGCACCTCCTCCTACACCGGCCTCTCCCAAGAAAAGACcatgcaaacaaacaaccaTTTACCTCCAGATGTATTGCAGATAG